The following is a genomic window from Pseudophryne corroboree isolate aPseCor3 chromosome 3, aPseCor3.hap2, whole genome shotgun sequence.
ttgctgtCACGCAGCGTGGGCTTACCACTGCGGGTCCCGCGGTCCGTCCGTTTCCGGTGGGCTACCTGCGGTGTTCTGTGGCCATATGGGGATGCGGCTGGGTCAGTGGCATGAGGAATGGCTTCCTGGAGGCTAGAGGCAGGACCTAGAGGCCAGCAGCtccctggcgtgtctgcagtgctgggagcagccatgttggagaccaagggcagcACCAATTAGCGTGAAGGGTGAGTGACAGCCAATCCTAttttcctgctgcctataaataggctaggattattgcattctgtgccagtgctttgttgttgttattctgtgccttagctctgtgctcccgcagcttgtTCTGTGCGTCTCTTGTACTTGGTCCCGTCAGGATCTCCGAGTTCTCAGCCGACTCTCACTGCACAACGCCCACCAGCTCTCCGGTGTGCCGTCACGGTTGTCCGCTTTCCCACCAGCACCTTCGGATTCCGCAGGATTCTCGTGGCGGTTCGCTAGCTTCAACAGGGCTCTTCATCCATGTCTCCGTATCATCCAgcaaaccagtcttcacagttcttcatccatgtCTACGTATCATCCAgcaaaccagtcttcacagttcttcatccacttcTTGTATCATTCAGCGACTTCATTCCTGCAGGTCCCCAACCCTGAACTTCTGCCTCAGCTTTCCTACAGTCTCATTCAAATCTGTCGTCTTGAATAAATATATAAGAATTAATTatattcgtcctccttgtttccagcactcaggggaaTCTGCTCCTTCGTTTGGACTGTGTCCAATGGATCCACAAACCCAGCCTGTCCTGacaattgccaattttatgtttctcatcagataattttttgttttttttgggttattaatttttgcttctaggattttacatgccctctatgacattgggcatcggccttagcagacaacgttcatggaattgcattgtcaatgtcttgactggtggcagcaggttcagcacaagtactactaggaagtggttcctgatctttcacattttttcctcccaatttttgttctccatttcacaggacagcacccctttatttttacatcacacagaACAGGACCCCTTTACTTTTAAagcacacaggacaaggccacagtgcccctttattttacagcacacagaacagtgcccctttattctacagcacacagaacagtgacccttaatttttacagcacacagcacaaggCCACAATGcctctttatgtttacagcacacaaaaGAGtttcactttatttttacagcacacagaacagtgccactttatttttacagcacacaggacagtgccactttatttttgcagcacataGGACAaggccacagcgcccctttatttttcagcacacagaacaaggccacagcacccctttatttttacaacacacagaacagggccatagtgcccctttatttttacagcacacagaacagttggggtcattccgagttgatcgtttcctagcaactttttgcagcattgcaatcaggttaaatccctgcaaaactgcgtatgcaccgcaatgcgcaggcgcgtctaacgggtacaaagaggatcggtgctgggcgatggatttaatgaagaatccattcacacagccgatcgcaaggtgattgacagaaagcgggCGGTTGTGGGTGTCAACTTGTCGTTTTctagaagtgtttggaaaaacgcaggcatgtccaagtgtttgcagggcgggtgactgacgtcaaatccgggaccaaaattactgaagtgatcgcagtggctgagtccagagctactcaaactgcaaaaaacttttttgtgccgtcagctgtAAAAGCATTTGcatacttgcaaagctaaaatacactcccccataggcggcgaatatctgatcgcagcgctgcaaaaagttgctagtgaatgatcaactctgaataacccccagtgcccctttatttttacagcacaaaggacagTGCCACAGCGCACatttctttttacagcacacagaacagtgcccctttatttttacaacacacagaacagagtccctttatttttacagcactcctttattttacagctccactttatttttacagcacacagagcattgcccctttatttttacagaacccctttgtttttacagcacgcaggacagtgctcctttatttttacagcacacaaagcAGTGTCCCTTTACTTTTACAGAACACAGAAGATtgaccctttatttttaaagcacacagaacagtgccacattatttttacagcacccctttattattacagcacacagaagagtgccacattatttttacagcacacaggacaaggcCATAGCgccactttattttcacagcacacagagcagtgcccctttattttcaccgcacacagaacagtgcccctttatttttaaagcacacaggacaaggccacagtgCCCATTTAATTTTAAAGCACATAGGacaaggcagtgccgtaactagacattttagtgctgtgtgcaagaaaccgcatcgacccccccccccacacacacacataaataaggGCTagtgcgcgcctgaggcgcgcacaaaaaatacatgggtgtggcttcatggggaaggggctttttttttttttacacattaagcagataaagtgccctttttttacacattaggcaggcagagtcccctatttaaaaaaaaaaacattatggcaggcaatcccCCTATTTGCACATTGTAGCAGGCTgtccccattatttatttattttaaaacattatggcaggcaatcaCTTTATttgcacattatagcaggcagtacccatttaaaaaaaaaaacattatggcaggcagtccccatttaaaaaaaaaaaaaaaaacattatggcaggtagtccccctacacacattatggcaggcagtccccgttgttttttgttgttgttttttttacacattatgacagcagtcTCCTTTTTTTTATGAGAGGGGGGtggggaagagggagagagagagagagagagagagaaagagagaaaaagagagagagagactcacatGTGACTTGGCATCCATCTGCTGTGTTAATTCGGCAGGCTGGCTGTTGAGAGAGGCAGAGACCCGGGAGATGATTGCAGCGCTCCCGTGTCACCTGCAGAGGCGGTGAGAGGAGACAGGCGCTGGCAGGACTCAGAGCACGGCGCTCAGAGTCCCTTCAGATGTGGCGGCTCCGGCGGGCGGCAGATGACGGGAGACAGGCGGCACTGTGGTTATGCTGGGGGAACGCAAAGCTCACAGGACATCAGCAGCGGCGGCTCCGGCGGGCAGCAGATGACTGGAGACAGGCGGCACTGTGGCTATGCTGGGGGGAACGCGAAGCTCAAAGGACTTCAGCAGCGGCGGCGGCTCCTGCAGCAGCAGATGACAGGCGGCAGCGCTGTAGGGAGTAGTAACAGTGGCTGCGACCgtggcgacgggggggggggggatttgtgggCGGTttgggtgctgccgatggtgcaccttcagtgcaagtgcgctgtgggcaaggcaccatcggcacacacctagttacggccctgggacaAGGCCatcgcgcccctttatttttacagcacacggaatagtgtccctttatttttacagcacacagaacagtgcccctttatttctaaagcacacagaacaatacccctttatttttacagcacacaggacagggccacagcacacttttttttactgcacacagaacagtgcccctttatttttacagcacccctttatttttacagcatacaggacagggccacagtgcccctttatttttacagcacacagaacagtgccactttatttttacagcacacaggacaaggtCACAGCATCCctctatttttacaacacacagaacagtgccccttcatttttacacacacaggacagggccacagtgcccctttatttttacagcatacaggacagcacccctgcacagcacagaacagcagcacccctaacagcacaggactccacaggacagcacccctatacAGCAAAGGACAGCAACATCCCTGTTTGgctccacccacagagagacagaggtatgtctccctcactctccaagtctggagtgaaaatggtggcaacatgcggctccttataaggaatccaaaacccacgagaatccgacagtgggataatTATGTTTTGCCTTGATCTGGGTTCTAGACTCGGATCGTGAAGTCCTGGGGGTTCGAATCTCTGAGATCTGAACCTAGTTATCCCTAATATTGAGCTATATAAAATCTAACGTTGAGGGAAAAGGATGGGTAGTTAGATGGAAAGGCCACTTAATTATACAGATCATTTATTTACATATTTGTAGTATATCAGTCTCCTCATCCTCCTACTCTTCCTCGTccacttcctcctcctcttcttcctcctcctcttcgacctcttcctcctcctcctccccctcctccaccttctcctcctcttcttctcctccttcttcttcttcttcttcttcttcttcctcctcctcctcctcctcctcttcttcttcttcttcttcttcttcttcttcttcttcttcttcttcttcttctcctcctcctcctcctcctcctcctcctcctcctccttttcatcttctttttctttttcttcgctTGTTCTTCTTCCACTTCTTCCtactctcttcttcttcttcttcttcttcttcttcttcttcttcttcttcttcttcttcttcttcttcttcttcttcttctaccgaattctcctcttcttcttcttcctcttcttctttttcgCTTCCTCTTCTTCTacacttcctcctcttcttcttcttcttcttcttcttcttcttcttcttcttcttcttcttcttccgcattctcttcttcttcttcttcttcttcttcttcttcttcttcttcttcttcttcttcttcttcttcttcttcttcttcttcttcttcttccacttcttcttcttcttcttcttcacttccacttcttcttcttcttcttcttcttcttcttcttcttcttcttcttctgccgcattctcttcttcttcttcttcttcttcttcttcttcgtcttcttcttcttcttccacttcttcttcttcttccgcattctcctcctcttcttcttcttcctcctcctcttcttcttcttcttcttcttctcttccacttcttcttattattattattcttcttcttcttcttcttcttatacttcttcctcttcttcttcttcttcttcttcttcttcttcttcttcttcttcttcttcttcttcttcacttcCACTTCTTCTTCTccacttcctcttcttcttcttcttcttcttctgctgcCGCATTCtcagcttcttcttcttcttcttcttcttcttcttcttcttcttccactTCTTCTTCTTCCACTTCTTCTTCTTCcgcattcttcttcttcttcttcttcttcttcttcttcttcttcttcttcttcttcttcttcgtcttcttcttcttctttgcttcctcttcttcttcacttcctcctcttcttcttcttcactttctcttcttcttcttcttcactttctcttcttcttcttcacctcctcttcttcttcttcgcctcctcttcttcttcttcttcacttcctcttcttcttcttcacttCCTCTTCTTCTCCTtcgcctcttcttcttcttcttcttcttcttctaccgcattctcctcttcttcttcttcctcttcttctttttcgCTTCCTCTTCTTCTACActacctcctcttcttcttcttcttcttcttcacttcttcttcttcttcttcttcttcttcttcttcttcttcttcttcttcacttcctcctcttcttcttcttcttcttcttcttcttcttcttcttcttcattctcctcttcttcttcttcctcttcttctttttcgCTTCCTCTTCTTCTacacttcctcctcttcttcttcttcacttcctcctcttcttcttcttcttcacttcatcttcttcttcttcttcttcttcttcttcttcacttaTTCCTCTTATTCTTCTtcacttcctcctcttcttcttcttcttcttcttcttcttcttcttcttcttcttcttcttcttcttcacttcctcctcttcttcttccgcattctcctcttcttcttcttcctcttcttcttcttcttccgcattctcctcttcttcttcttcctcttcttcttcttcttccgcattctctttttcttcttcttcttcttcttcttcttcttcttcacttccacttcttcttcttcttcttcttcttcttcttcttcttcttcttcttcttcttcttcttcttcttcttcttcttcttctccacttcatcttcttcttcttcttcttctccacttcatcttcttcttcttcttcttcttcttcttcttcttcttcttcttcttcttcttcttcttctccacttcatcttcttcttcttcttcttcttcttcttcttctccacttcatcttcttcttcttcttcttcttcttcttcttcttcttcttcttcttcttcttcttcttcttcttcttcttctccacttcctcttcttcttcttcttcttcttcttcttcttcttcacttcctcttcttcttcttcttcactttCTCCTCTTCTacacttcctcctcttcttcttcttcttcacttcctcctcctcttcttcttcttcttcacttcctcttcttcttcttcttctacttctacttcttcttcttcttcttcttcttctttttcgctTCCTCTTCTTCTacacttcctcctcttcttctttttcGCTTCCTCTTCTTCTacacttcctcctcttcttcttcacttcctcttcttcttcttcttcttctttttcttcttcttcttcttcttcttcttcttcttcttcttcttcttcttcttccgcattctcctcttcttcttcttcctcttcttctttttcgCTTCCTCTTCTTCTACACTACCTCCTCTTCTTCTtcacttcctcctcttcttcttcttcttcacttcTTCttcacttcttcttcttcttcttcttcttttcttcttcttcttcacttcctcttcttcttcttcttcttccgcattctcctcttcttcttcttcctcttcttctttttcgCTTCCTCTTCTTCTacacttcctcctcttcttcttcttcacttcctcctcctattcttcttcacttcatcttcttcttcttcttcacttcctcctcttcttcttcttcttcttcttccgcattctcctcttcttcctcttcttcctcttcttcttcttcctcttcttcctcttcttcttcttccgcattctcttcttcttcttcttcttcttcacttccacttcttcttcttcttctcctccacttcctcttcttcttcttctcctccacttcctcttcttcttcttcttctccacttcctcttcttcttcttcttcttcttcttcttcttcttcttcttcttcttcttcttcttcttcttcctccgcattctcctcttcttcttcttcttcttcttcttcttcttcttcctcttcttcttccgcattctcctcttcctcttcttcttcttcttcttcttcttcttcttcttcttcttcttctcttcctcttcttctacacttcctcctcttcttcttcttcacttCCTCCTCTTCTacacttcctcctcttcttcttcttcacttcctcctcctcttcttcttcttcacttcctcttcttcttctacttcttctacttcttcttcttcttcttctttttcgctTCCTCTTCTTCTacacttcctcctcttcttctttttcGCTTCCTCTTCTTCTacacttcctcctcttcttcttcttcacttcctcttcttcttcttcttcttcttcttcttcttcttccgcattctcctcttcttcttattcttcttcttcttccgcattctccccttcttcttcttcttcttcttcttcttcttcttcttcctccgcattctcctcttcttcttcttcttcttcttcttcttcttcctcttcttcttccgcattctcctcttcttcttcttcttcttcttcttcttcttcttcttcttctaccgcattctcctcctcttcttcttcctcttcttctttttagcttcctcttcgtctacacttcctcctcttcttcttcactTTCTCTTCTTCTTCGCCTCCTCTTCTTCTtcacttcctcttcttcttcttcttcttcttcttcttcttcttcttcttcttcttcttcttcttcttcttcttcttcttcttcctcttcttctttttcgCTTCCTCTTCTTCTacacttcctcctcttcttcttcttcttcttcttcttcacttcCTCTTCTTCTacacttcctcctcttcttcttcttcacgtcctcctcttcttcttcttcactcCCTCTTCttcttctgcttcttcttcttctacttctacttcttcttctacttcttcttctttttcGCTTCCTCTTCTTCTacacttcctcctcttcttctttttcGCTTCCTCTTCTTCTacacttcctcctcttcttcttcttcacttcctcttcttcttcttcttcttcttcttctacttcttcttcacttcctcctcttcttcttcttcactttctcttcttcttcttcttcttcactttCTCTACTTCTtcacttcctcttcttcttcttcgcctcctcttcttcttcttcgcctcctcttcttcttattctccttcttcttcttcttcttcttcttcttcctcttcttaatTACTTCTacacttcctcctcttcttcttttttgcTTCCTCTTCTTCTacacttcctcctcttcttcttcttcacttcctcctcttcttcacttcctcttcttcttcacttcttcttcttcttcttcttcttcttcttcttcacttcTTCTTCTTCActtcttctacttcttcttctttacttcctcctcttcttcttcttcacttCCTCTTGTTCTTTTtcacttcctcttcttcttcttcttcttcacttcctcttcttctttgcctcctcttccttttcttcttcgcctcctcttcttcttcctcttcttctttttcgCTTCCTCTTCTTCTACActgcctcctcttcttcttctacacttcctcctcttcttcttcttcttcacttcctcctcttcttcttcttcacttcctcttcttcttctacttCTACTTCTACTTCTACTTCTTCTTCTAGTTCTACTTCTTCTTCACTTTCACTTCTTCTTCACTTTCACTTCTTCACTTCCTCTTGTTCTTCTTCACTTCCTCTTCTTATTCGCctcctcttcttctttttctccttcttctttttcttcttcttcttcttcctcctcttcttcttcttcttcgcttCTTCTTATTCTTCGCTActtcttcttctttttgttcttcgcctctttttcttcttcttattcttCTATGCTACTTCTTCTTCTcttcctctccttcttcttcttctccttcctcttctacttcctcttcttcttcttcttcttcttcttctttttcgctTCCTCTTCTTCTTCACTTCCTCCTCTTCTTATTCTTCACTTCCACTTCTTCTTCTTCCGCattctcctcttcttcttcttcttcttcttcttcttcttcttcacttcCTCTTCTtcacttcctcctcttcttcacttcctcctcttcttcttcactttctcttcttcttcttcacctcctcttcttcttcacttcctcttcttcttcgcttattcttgttctttttgttcttcgcctctttttcttcttattcttCTTCTATGCTACTTCTTcttctcttcctcttcttcttcttctacttcctcctcttcttcttcttcttcttcttcttcttcttcttcttcttcttcttcttctcttcctcttttcttcacttcctcctcttcttcttctacacttcctcctcttcttcttcttcttcttcttcttcttcttcttcttcttcttcttcttcttcttcttcttcttcttcttcttcttcttctttttcttcgctTCCTCTTCTTCTTCACTTCCTCCTTCTTCTtcacttcctcttcttcttctttttcttcttcttcttcgcttcctcttcttcttcttcttcttcttcttcttcttcttcttcttcttcttcttcttcttctacttcctcctcttcttctgcttcctcttcttcttcttcttcttcttctgattCGCTTCTTCTTGCTCTTCGCTCCTTCTTCGCCTCTTTttcttattcttcttcttcttcttcttcgttaATTCTGCTTCTTCTCTTCCTCTTCTtcgcttcttcttctccttctccttctccttctccttctccttcttcttctccttctccttctccttctcctccttcttctccttctccttctcctccttctccttcctcttctccttctccttcctcttcTTATTTTTTCTCCTTCCTCTTCTTATTTTTTCTCCTTCCTCCTTCTCCGCTTCTTCCTCCTTCTCCGCTTCTTCCTCCTTCTccgcttcttacaaagaaataggGATTAAATAAGGTTTCAGGTaacaaaatatggtaaaaaaggagcagactagatgggccaagtggttcttatctgcaatcaaattctatgtttctgtgggcctaattcagacctgatgtgcGTAGATGTAAATttagcacaagtacaaaagcatcgcacagcggcgcacaagtacaaaagcattgcaaagtggtgaaagaacaaaagcaccacacagcagcaatgcttttgtactttaggagtagcaccctgccagtgcagctcctgcatgtTGTCATGAGCTACTCgacactgtgagggtcgcagcactgcatgtgacatcatgcagccaccgtggcccacccccaatggtccaggcatgcttgcattgcccagaccgcatcccctaaatggcagccaaatgctgccagcccaccccctcccacccagccaccgcctttgcctgtcaatcagccatTTGGTGTACTgcagcaccggtgcatgcgcagttcagacctgatcggctgctgtgcaaaaaaaaagtgcacagcagcgattaggtctgaatcaggaACTATATGTCTCTGATACTAGACAGGGCCTCCCAAGTGattgacctcattgcacctcactgcctttcacagtactgtacattaaacCATAAAATATGCTCAGGGGTGTAGCCAGGACTTTTTGTgctccatagcaaaattttgaaaggcCCCAGTCTCATTGcctttagagcaggcctggccaacctgtagctctcaagctgttgtgaaaatacaagTCACAGCATGCTCTAGCACAGTTTTGCTTTTAGGGAATGACACAACTGTGACACAACATGctgaaatatgtacttttacaacagctggagagccaaggTTGGCCAGGTCTGGTCTACAGATACACCACTCCATAGCAGTTGctaattttatgctccatagtactCCATTTTTATGAACCATAACAGTGCCCTGCTgtggttcacattatgtcacattgtagtactgccagtgcacattgggggtcattccgagttgttcgctctgtaaaaatcttcgcatcgcacaattttccgcttaatgcgcatgcgcaatgtccgcactgcgactgcgccaagtaaatttgctatgcacttaggaattttactcacagcattttcatcgttctggcgatcgtaatgtgattgacaggaaatggttgttactgggtggaaacaggccgttttatgggcgtgtgggaaaaaacgctacagtttccggaaaaaacgcaggagtggccggagaaatgggggagtgtctgggcgaacgctgggtgtgtttgtgacgtcaaaccaggaacgacaagcactgaaatgatcgcagatgccgagtaagtctggaactactcagaaact
Proteins encoded in this region:
- the LOC135057282 gene encoding LOW QUALITY PROTEIN: glutamic acid-rich protein-like (The sequence of the model RefSeq protein was modified relative to this genomic sequence to represent the inferred CDS: inserted 1 base in 1 codon), with amino-acid sequence EEEEEEEEEKENAEEEEEEEEEEEENAEEEEEEEEEEEENXGRRRGGSEEEEEEEEEEEEEEEEEEEEEEEEEEENEEEEEEEEEEEEEEEEVKKKKKKKKKKKKKKKK